A region of the Mytilus galloprovincialis chromosome 1, xbMytGall1.hap1.1, whole genome shotgun sequence genome:
aaaatagtaAAACGATTTATTATCAGACGATAAAAACATaatgaaataaggagatgtggtacaattgaTAAGAAGAAAACAACTAACCGCCAGTGATCAAATGACCCGGATCAAAACAACTATAGGTATGACACTTAACTTGCGTGGTTTTGCTCCTTGTTGCGGTCcgtattttgtttgattttttttatgtgactTCTGTGACAATTTTCTATCAGAGACCTATAATTCGACTAATTGaatgatgtatttaaaaaaaaatatccgttaTGATTTAGGACTTCACTGACCAATTTTCATAATGTGgcattttttttcttgtaaatttGCCACACACTATTCCTCTAGTTCCAAAGCTTGTCAAGTTCCTACAGTCAACAAAATTTGGGACACAAAAGATACAATAGCATCTGAACAACATGAGCGTTTCGATATTCAATCTATTTCGTGGTAGAGGTAAAGATATTTCAGAACTAGTTatttaaaaaacttgaaaaacaattAGTAAACTGCTATAGTACTATTGTCACACAATCTGGATAAACTCTCGTCGTACCTtataaaattatgatttatatACTGAGACTAGATTACAAGTGTTGCTGTCCACCTGTTGCAGTTTATTCAAAATTCTGTTCAAAATTACAGAAGAACCATTCAAATAAACACTCGTGATATTGTCCCAGGATTGACAATTGTGTTGTggaatattgtttaattttttttttgcagtgacATATACAAGACATATGCAACTGATATTTGTATTCAAGGTTGTAAAAAATAAAGACATGTTTACCATGTAGATGTGAATAGAAGGATAAAAAAGAAACCGAAGAAGGCAAAAAACTGAAACGTCTAAAAATGTTTACCACAATgacgaaaaatatattttacacaataaaaataaaaatgttcattattgAGTATACCATATTGCCGTATTTGCTATTTACTTTGGGACTATAATACTATTCCCATTCCAAGTGACCGCTGTGGATAGTAAGCTTGGGATTGATATTAAATAGCAAATACCAATTATTTCTGTTTATGTTCATATTATATGtacagtaaattaaaaacaaaaaaataacaagatttttttgggaaaaagaCTGGGGATGGCTAAAAAAAAGTGTCCAGTCCCCAAGTATGTGTACTTTTAGAGAatacgtaaaaaaaaataatgacgtTATTTATATTCGTgacttttttatatcatttttccACATCATTACATTTTATGACACgggcatttttcaatttttttctatcgTTTTTAAAAATTCAAGGGATAATCCAGTGAAGTATCATAAATTAATCGAGGTCATGATGTATAGTACTTCCATGGATACACAAAATTACCGCGATCGTAGCTATTCGACCATTCTCACTCCTACAGTTATCGGTTATTGTAGACGTTACGAGTGCTTATGATTGCAGAATTTACCTATGGAGTTGTCGTTCCTTATCTCGTCTTCACTGtctttctaaaattaataaactagcaataacaataaattatttaaaatataaattgtcatTAAATCTTAAAAATTATAATCAATGTATGTCAATtttaatattctttatttttacattcaCTGAATTATAATTGCAGCTTTTAAATTTTCAGCTGTCACCTTTTGTATAGTAATAATATAATGATTGAAGAACTTTAATTTTTATGGTTGaagcatacttacctggtacagggagcaccgtgatcaaaaaggcggtctccccaggtcgaggcctttccattgcactTCGGATAGGCTGAAGCTTGCGAATGCCCCAAATGTGGGCATCTCgggtacgcaattttttagtgtgggggaTTGCGTTCGCGCTAACCCCCGAATATAATCAAAGAATTTAAATGCAAGAATGACCACATTTCCCATAATCAAAAGTAAATACTGCGAAGGTAACACAATgctcatttcctttttttttaaatttattatgaaAGTGTttaaactgagaatggaaatgggcaatatgtcaaagagcagataacagcatacttttttttagtttttcccTATCCAGGCCTGCCAACTATCCTGATTTAGGGGGATATATGAGCAATGTTGACATGAATTTTAAAATTCTTTATATCATAAACTGAGCCAAGACCTCAAAACAAGCATTTAAATTCGTTAAAAGGGTATCtaagcacatacatacatactcaTTCAAACATTATAGTAGAAGCACCTACACCTACGATAAAAAAGAGGAGCAGAAGTTCCTCGTGCGCTGAAAATTTGTCAGGTATGCCCATCAATGAGCTCCATTATTTAATCATGTGTTTGTAGCAATGAGTCCAAACTGCAATTTAGTAAAATGAGTACTAGTAGTAAATTATTATTGAGATAGGACAAAGCCTACTAAAATATAAGTAAATATCATAGATATAGGattgaagatgtggtatgattgccaatgagacaactctccatgcatAGATAACATTTGAGTAATACAGAGTCCCTAGATACCTTAAGTTCTCCAAGACTGACTCTTGAAGTATATTTGCCAATAACACTTCTTTATATTGAAGACAAAAGGAAAAAGACGTGAACATCTGTGTATTGCAGATCACCTAAATGTAACTTATTTTTCTATAATTAGTTATACCTGGCTACAGTGCTACATTCCATACTTTTTGAAAATTTGCTTTTCTACCCAATTCAAACATTGAGATTGGTTGCACCTGacaattaaacaatattttaaacttCAGGAGTTTCATCACAGCTTTGGTCTTGTTCTATAGCAACTACTAAAATACCGTCTTGATAATTCACAGTAATATTGATGATATAAATAAACACAACTAAAGACGATTTTTCGACATTCTTTACTAAAAAAACTGAAATTGTTCCTTTTCAAATAGATTTATTCAAAGTGCAACATGAAACACTTCAACCAGTTGGTATTGTAAAAAGTCTTTTGAATAAGTACAGTTAGGTGAAGTAATTTTGAGAAATATCTACATACTTGGTCCTTGGTCATCATGGTAAAAGGTTCGATAAGTGATTTTCTCAGTAAAAGGCAAGTTGAAGCAGAAGTTAATGTTGTCTGCCACACCTTGTCAACTTAAAACAGCTTAACAGCCTTATTGATCATTGTCAAGAGTGTAACTACCTAAAACTCCCAAGGAGAGCAGTGACTCAAAATCAGCATATTGGTCCAGTATCAAGACATCCATTTATTGTTGACTGTCAtgaaagtgagaggttaagcttgctataaaaccaggtttaatccacaaggtgatgcctgtaccaagtcaggaatatgacagctgctATCCATTTGTTAGacatgtttgagcttttgatttttgccatgtgattagggcaatccgttttgaactttccttagagttttattttgtttgttgttttacttattttgataTCACAGCTTGGTCAAAGGATCTACTCAATTAACCAGTTACTTATGTTAACATTTGCAGAAGGTCTCCCAATCATATATCCCTGTAAATATTAAAAGCATTTTGCCATCAGCATCAAAGATTGGCTCATTCAGCAATGTTTTCATCTTATCCAAACTAAATGAGGATAGTTTGCAACTTTTATAAATCATTCCTGTAAAGGGTGGTTAAAATTAAACTATTTGTTTAACaggttttagagaagaagatgaAATGTAAAAAGTATACAATAATATAACCCCCACCCCTACtccaaaaaaaaccaaagtatGGCTAGAGGGCCTGGTTATTAGTGATAATGGAGTGTTGCTACataaaaaactgtaaaaatatcTTAGTTATCATTTATACCGTAGTTGTATAATTTACATATCTTAGTTATCATTTATAGGTGTATAATTTACATACCTTAGTTATCATTTATAGTTGTATAATTTACATATCTTAGTTATCATTTATAGTTGTATAAATTACATATCTTAGTTATCATTTATAGTTGTATAATTTACATATCTTAGTTATCATTTATAGTTGTATAATTTACATATCTTAGTTATCCTTTATAGTTGTATAATTTACATATCTCAGTTATCATTTATAGTTGTATAATTTACATATCTCAGTTATCATTTATAGTTGTATAATTTACATATCTCAGTTAACATTTATAGTTGTATAATTTACATATCTCAGTTATCATTTATAGTTGTATAATTTACATAATTCAGTTATCATTTATAGTTGTATAATTTACATATCTCAGTTATCATTTCTAGTTGTATAATTTACATATCTTAGTTATCATTTATAGTTGTATAATTTACATATCTCAGTTATcatttataattgtataatttacatATCTTAGTTATCATTTCTAGTTGTATAATTTACAAGAAATGTAAGTACAAAAGGTTTAGAGTATTTTTATTTAACGATGTGTAACCATGATAacaaagataaaatataaaatgccaGCTTTTCAGGCCACAATAATTAAATAAACTGCCAGAGTTTCAGGCTATCACAGACATTAATAAGTTCAAATCTGGAACTATTATAGAATTTCCCATAATACATCAGTCATATCCATCCACTGTACTGCAGTTTTCCAGGAAGGTAAACACCGGATAAGTTCCCACAATACATCAGTCATATCCATCCACCATACTGCAGTTTTCCAGGAAGGTAAACACTGGATAAGAACATCGGTGATAAAGAGTCTAAGATCTGTATTTCAGCCTTCACTTTCAATTCCAACATTAGTTTAATCTGAAGGAAAAAGCAGAATGATTATAACACACACAAACAACGATTgaattatttttagaaaaataacaaCTTTAAAATCAACTTTAAAGATAATTGCTTTCGTGTGATTGTCaagtaatttttatgattttctctTCATCAACACTGTTACAGTGCTTATCTGATTGGCTTTGCTTTTACTTTTCCTAATACATTTGAGCAAAACACTTTCTGTTTCATGTtgggggatttttttttcaaaatttgatcaAAACTGAAAAATGGCAGCCCATTGCCAGAGAAAGATTGCTGTATGTATAATGCACTTAATTGTAGCCAtattaaaaaactaaagactattgtgagaaaaaaactttttcataCTATATATACTTTTTACTTGAAAACACTTTacaataagatgatgtggtaagaatgccaatgagacaactatctgtGTGAGCAATGGACAAGAATGCAAACATCATCAATGTACTGCCTTTTACAATGAGCAAACCCCTTATACACAGTATTCAAGCATTAAAAATTCCAAGGATAGCAACATGTGaaaccattaaaaaaacaaaaaactaactgCCTGTAGTGAGTTAAGCTACAAAAGAGACAGAAAGTAACCAAACAGCGATCACATATTTATTTGTCACCAACCTCCCCTAACCTGTCCATGTAAAATGCACATCTATATATGCTAAAATTCTatagaaaattaatttacatAATGGAATACTGCAGGAATGAAACCAGTTGCTCCGGCTGGTTATATTCCGGAccttaaaaatattttcagttgTCTTAACCAATTTAAATGTTTGTGGTGTGTCTGTCCAAGATCAATTCAGTACAacttttatgtttataaaatttcaatcaggATGCTAGTAAAAGGTTGACACTCCTTGTTTTGAAACAAAAAGTCTCAAGTCTTGAGTCTGTTATGGTTGCACTAAATATTAAATCTTGATAGAATTTGGGTCATTTACTTTCCAATAAAAGTTTCTGCATCTCTATACTTGAAGATTTACTCAACATGCATGCAATTCTTATTTTCGCATATATATACCGGTAAGtgcttttataatttttttctaaatttatataaatgtatagtTCAAGGTGTTAAATCTTTTGTCCTTCATTGTTAAATACACTTTTATTTCAGGTTCTTCAATGAACATTTAATACCATTTGTGACTACTGGAATTCTCTGTACGGTATCTTACATTATAAATGAACCAACTTTTTGTAAATACATCTACCTCTTTCTCCAGTCCTGGAAAACTTGACAAAAATGGCCTTGAAAGTAAGtcagaaattttgtttttatctccACTTGTAATGGATATGCACTTATCTACATCTATCCCAAACCTAGAACATAAATAAATATCCAGTCAgaaaattttattgtttatcCATTTATAGACTATGAATattactattctttttatatgcttctttattattaaaacttACCACAAtgaatgtcaaatattttatagCAAGAAAAGTCATGTTCATACCTGCAGTAAAAACATTTGCTGAAACATAATTTTATGAAGAAGTATTCTGAGTTAAATGCTTCTTATTTGGAATGTAAAAGTGTTAACAAAAGCACATTAGAACATCATACTTTAAATGTGCCAATAATCGAGGCTTTTATAAacctataaaattacaaaaagaggcattaaattcttttattgtatagcaatataatatttcccacagaatgTAACCAAAatttagcgtgcaataaattccaatattgcactagtgcaataaatcttagaaattcaacgacaaaatctttgtttaaaccaatttttactttcaaatattatattgctatacaataaaagggttattgcatgaatattggggaatattgtcccttgtataaaatatattgcactcgcaagctcgtgcaacataaaattctactcgggacaatattccccaatattcatgcaataaccctataatatgcTACAAATATGAAATAACAATTTTACCTACCTACTTTTATGATTTTTGACACATGCATTAAGCTGAGAACTGAGTGAAAACCAAATAAGCTGAAAAGTAATAGAGATTGCTCGTAAGAAATAGAGaatattttatttgatgttaTATATTTACCTTTTGATATCTGTTGGTAAAATACCAAGCCATCTAACAGAAGGTACAGCAAGATATTCCGACTCAAATGCTAGGGCCTGCAATTATAAACAAATTGAATTCTTATATTGTTTAACTGCCattcaaaatcatttatataaGACACAAAATGTTATTGTACTTAATCTTGTTTATTGAACTAAATcttcatttgtttacatttatttaattaaTCAAACTGCTGCATAGGGTATAATATAACAATTCCTGGTAGCAATCTTAAGACAaccttaaaaaacaaaaatttccaaAAGGATTATCGTTTGTCTTTGCTAAAAAATTCTTATAATATTAACTTTTTTGGAGATATCACTGATTGATGCCATTGAAGCTCGTGTGTTGAAAATAGTTACTTGCCTTCGATCCATATTTGTAGATCAACATGATTTCTATTcctgaaattgaaatatataatgtgtaatgtataaaacaatcatatgatttatttCAAGATGGGAGTTTACATAacgcaacaacaaaaataacctaAAATGCAACAAATTAGACATGATTCTATTAAGAGCACCCATGGTACAAAATGTAGTATATGAaacaattatacatgtacatgctagatataaaattgatatttaacaGACTTCAACATGCTagatataaaattgatatttaacaGACTTCAAAGTATTTAGTAGTGCAAGGTTTGGAATTCATTTCTACCCTGTTTTCTAGtgcaaaaatacaaataatatctGAGAAAGGTTTCTCTATTTATACTGCAACTACTATGCTTTTCatttatgtaataacaaaataTTCCATTGAATAGTGGTTTGTATATTTAAATGAGAAGACTAAAATTCTGCAAAACTGTAATCTTTTATATCCTTAATAAAAAGAATTTCTACCATAATAAAGGCTTTATATGGACAGAAACttctgtttaaatatattttgactcTGGTTATTTGGCACTTCTTTTTTCATGTGATTCAACATTCATTTGATCCagtatattaattttaaatgacAAAGAGACAACCATTCTTGCAAAAGAAATCAGTGCTGACATCTCAAAAACAAGTACTAGTATCCGCTAATGTGACTATAAGTATTTAAAAACACAAACCATGAGGATCAGCATCCACCAATGCCAGCATAGGTATATGGAATTTATCCCACAGAAGTTTCAACAGCAATCTGGTATTCATGTCAGGAAAACCTTTTGCCTTAATAAGTAAGAATAAAAACAACGTTCAAAGCTGATTCAgacataaacaagaatgtgtctacagtacactgatgccccacttgcactattattttctattttcagttgaccgtgaaattggagtcaaaactctaatttggaattaaaattagaaagatcatattagaaagatcatatcacagggaacatgtgtactaagtttcaagttgattggacttgaacttcatcaaaaactaccttgaccaaaaacttttacctgaagcaggACAAGACAGATGGATGAACAAACAGACGCTCAGACCaaaaaatataatgcccctctgCTATTGTAGGTGGACaaaagtggggcataaaaaggtaATGATAAGCACATGGGCATTTTCATTTGTTGAATCCtttcacatttaaaaaagaaCATGGTCATAAATTTTGCATACAAGTTTTGAATCCTCAAAATATCAGATATAACATGTCAATATTTACTTAAACACTGAAAAAAACTGTACAATATGATCATTGTCAAGATTCAGCATCCTGTCGCACTAAACTCTGACCAACAAGTAATTTTTTTGGTGTTATTTATAACACCTTATAGGTGTTATGTAAAATTGTGTTGTATCAAGTCCACTTCAAAAAGGTAGTAATTATTATTTTGATGTCTGATAACATTAACTTAAAAGCTACTTCTATAATTGACAGAAATGTGTAATTTACTTACAGTAACCAGTATACACTGCTTGAACTTGAGATGAAAGCCATCATCTAATAACTTCTGAAATGTAGCATCCTTCTCTATAATCAAGACAAACTTTGCATTTGTTTGTAGGAGTTAGAAATTTATTAAGGAAACATAGTGcatgttatatttctttttattaaattttgaaaaagaatagCATATACAAGCTGAAGTCAAAAACTTATTAATTGTTTCCAATTTTAATCTTTTACATAATTCTGccagttgaacatgttgaaatgaaAACTGTTGATATGTTAAGACAGTTATATATTTGTACTGATATTTCTAGTTAttctttgaacaaaaaaatattcaggGAAATTTCTCATTGTCACAAAATTTCTTTTCCAAGCCAGCCTGCCTATCTGACCAACAATGTGAAAACAACAGAAGAATAAAGCTTCATTGTTCTTTTTAATTATGATAGATTTTATAGCTTTTTAAAGGATATAACTTATTCCCATTACATGTGATGGCACCATGACACcctgaagaaaagaaaaaagtttaGAATGGTTGTAgaatatatgtatacaaaatgcAAGATAATACATTGAATTTTCTTCTCTCCTGCCTAAAATTCAATGAAAACAATTGTCTAGAAAGACTACTTTTGTTTCTTTTAgcatttgaatataaaatcatTTCCCAATATATTATTACTTTTAcacttaaaattattaaaaattacataaaaaactaGTTGTCTTTGCAAGGTAAATTATAAATTAGCAGATTAACTAagttctgaaatatttttaatatgtataatatatatttaatataatagttttaATACCTAAATTAACATACACATCACAAATACAAAGTGAAGCAAACATCTTCCAGAAAATTTTAACTGTTGGGCATCTTTTATGATTTTCACTCAAATTTAACATAAATGTTAACTCCAGTTATCCCCCCTTTACTGTTAAAAACTTATTTACCACATGCACTGTTCTATAATGTCTACTTTCTTTGAGTTAAGTTTCAGTGAATCTACCTGATATATTAAGGCCTGTTATAAGTTTCAACGAAATAGTTGGATGACAGAAGGGAAAAAGTTCTTccattttaagaattttttttttgaagagaTGACCTACCGTATTCACATTAGGGCTGTTTCTGAATTACACATTGACGGGCAAGAGAGGCATTTTTTATAAGACCACTACAGGTAacacccataaaataaaaatttccattttactcatatttctttcaaaattctTATCAAAATGCAACCACTGGTATCTAATTAATTTTGAGTGTCTCCCAGTCCCATCTCCCCACCTGACAAATTTTGGGATAGCCCTTACTTGGGATATTTCATCTTACTTGTCTTTATCACTACAGGACTTTTCAAAGGTTAAAAGTTTGCTCTTTGTATTAAAGGATTTTCATATTCCACTAAAATAAGAATATACCTTACATTTTTTGTAGAATTACAACTGGTAAAATTCCCATCAGCATCTTGGAAAGATAAATCACCAGCTAGTAATCCTTTAGATGTTCCAAGctaaaaaatatgtaatatgCATTGTATCATTGATGCCTACTGATTTTGGGGCTAACATGGTTCATAAAATTCACTGACAATAAAACTTTGTAAGCCTGGCTTGCAGCATTCAGTGTGGCTACAATATCATGATGCAAAATTGCtagatttttgaaaataagtaattgttcaattttacaattatttttctgCACCATGCTGTCaagatttgtgaaatttcaacACAATACCAAGTCATTTCATGGTTATATAAACCAGAGGGGGgttaggaggggtcctgatcccgaaatcctgagcttaaaaaaataaaatcctgaCATCCTGAAGTTCAAAAAAAAGAATtaccggatcccgaaagggtcaatcacgaaatccagagcttaaaaacacccgatcccagtgtcctgataaaggtcctatcccccctcaaacCAGGAGaggaaaattttgtttttacgaaCAGCAGCATTGTTTTATTGAAGTaaaatgatttaacatttttaagggagataatccataTGATACTGCAAactgaaaaagttatg
Encoded here:
- the LOC143072654 gene encoding meiotic recombination protein SPO11-like isoform X1; this translates as MDPIARPEFWSCLDQLYHSFPMENYKPANIPKRILSKADVLQKIQTVMNDVMGQMSSGESPTMKHINRSTWENISFKENIGLQMVNDPKMTTVRYESPQSTKKFALMIKVMSIMFTLVQTDKYCTKRDLFYQDPTFFGNQMAVDEAVDNISCMLQIPRWHLHVLGTSKGLLAGDLSFQDADGNFTSCNSTKNGVMVPSHVMGISFLQTNAKFVLIIEKDATFQKLLDDGFHLKFKQCILVTAKGFPDMNTRLLLKLLWDKFHIPMLALVDADPHGIEIMLIYKYGSKALAFESEYLAVPSVRWLGILPTDIKRFGIDVDKCISITSGDKNKISDLLSRPFLSSFPGLEKEIKLMLELKVKAEIQILDSLSPMFLSSVYLPGKLQYGGWI
- the LOC143072654 gene encoding meiotic recombination protein SPO11-like isoform X2, which codes for MDPIARPEFWSCLDQLYHSFPMENYKPANIPKRILSKADVLQKIQTVMNDVMGQMSSGESPTMKHINRSTWENISFKENIGLQMVNDPKMTTVRYESPQSTKKFALMIKVMSIMFTLVQTDKYCTKRDLFYQDPTFFGNQMAVDEAVDNISCMLQIPRWHLHVLGTSKGLLAGDLSFQDADGNFTSCNSTKNGVMVPSHVMGISFLQTNAKFVLIIEKDATFQKLLDDGFHLKFKQCILVTAKGFPDMNTRLLLKLLWDKFHIPMLALVDADPHGIEIMLIYKYGSKALAFESEYLAVPSVRWLGILPTDIKRFGIDVDKCISITSGDKNKISDLLSRPFLSSFPGLEKEVDVFTKN